The Candidatus Poribacteria bacterium genome segment TCAAGCGTTCCATCACAGCCCTCCATCGGATGGATGCCGAATGCGTTACTGGCAACTTTGTGCCCAATTTGGACAGGCTCAAGGAGTTTTTCAATCTTTTCTTCGAGGCAGATGCTCAGTCCAAGTTCAGCAATCTCAGCCCGTAACGCATCAATATCTCGATAACGAAAGTGTTTCTTTTTTAGCATTAGTCATGTCCCTCTATATTCATCCACTTTTACTGCGCAGCCATTTTCCAGATCCTCACAGTCTTGTCACCACTGCCACTCGCTAACGTTTTGCCATCGGGCGAGAAAATCACAGAAAATACCGCGCCGCCATACCCGCTCAACGTCCGCTTAAATCTCCCGGTTTGCACATCCCACAATTGCACTTCTCGGTCCCAACTTCCACTTGCTAGAATTTTGCTGTCAGGCGAGAAAACTACGGAGGTCACTCCCTGCCGATGGCCTGTGACCGCTCGCACCGGTTCCCAGGTCTGCGTGTCCCAGAATCTTATTGTATTTTCTTCGGATCGACTGCTCCCGTTCGCTAAGATCAACCCATCGGGAGAAAACGTTATCGCCCTCACAGCATCAACTCTACGCCATTTCAGCGTTCTTTCCAACTTCCCGGTCTGTACATCCCACAGTCTGACCACGGTGTTATCAAGTTCGCCTCCACTCGCCAACGTTCTGTCGTCGGGTGAGAAGGCTACTGCTAACACTGGACCATCGCTCCCCGTTAGCGTTTGTCTCAATCCACCGGTCTGCGCGTTCCATAACCTGACTGTCTCGTCAGAATCTCCACTTGCGAGTATCGCTCCGCTTCCTGAGAAGGCTAACGCATGCACCCGACCGCTGTGTTTTAGTACCGCTTTCTGCTGTCCCGTCTGTATGTCCCATAACTGTACAGTTTTGTCCCAACTTCCGCTCGCCAGCGTCTTCCCGTCCGGTGAGAAAGCTACCGCGGCCACCATCTCGCTGTGTTCCTCCAGCGTTCGTTTCAACTTCCGAGTGCTCATGTCCCACAGTTTGACTGTCTTATCGCTGCTTCCGCTGACTAAAGTCTCACCATCGGGCGAGAAAGCCACACAGAGTACTGCAGCAGTGTGCCCCTCCAGTGTGAGAGATTCCAAGGGTTTGTTCCAAGCGTCATTTTCATCGGCAACACAGACGCTCATCAAACTCATAAAGCACAAAAAAACAACGAAATATGATCTCCGTTTGAACATAAAACTACTCTCAATTTGCTTTAGGTTATGATGTCGGAGTCAAAATCTGTATAATGTGTGTTGTGCAACATATAAGGAGTAGCCAGTCGTCGTTTCCACCTGTCTACCCATTCCTCATTGCTAGAAGATATTTAACGCCTATTATATCAGATTTATCCAACCTTGTCATCAGAATAGGGCTATTCAGTTTTCGGTTTTTTAACCATTTTGCTTGAGAAGTTGCAACCGGGAGATCGCGCCTACCGTGGGCTATACTAAATGACCCTATCATCAGAAAGTATTCTGTTGACAAACGGATAAATTTCTGCGACACTATAAAGTAAAGATGAAAGCGGGGCAGAACTCCTAACTATTTTTTCCCCCATGATAAAGTGATGCGTGAAACGTGAGAAGACCGCAATTTTATCGCGTCTCAGATGTACAGAGTTATAGCACATTTTTATGGACAAATAGTTAAGCCAGAACAGGAGACTTTATCATAATGGCATCTCATAGTCTTACATATCAAGTCGTAGAGGGATGGGGACAACTTCCAGAAGGATGGGAATTCACACAGGTAGCTGGAGTTGCTGTTAATTCCCAGGATCGAATTTACGTCTACAATCGTGGGGAACACCCCATGATTGTTTTTGACAGGGACGGCAATTTGCTCGACACTTGGGGCGAAGGATTCTTAAAGCACGCGCACGGCATCTTCATTGACAAGACAGATATGATCTATCTTGTTGACCGGTGGTTGCATGCGGTATTGAAATATACGCCGGAGGGCGAACTCCTGATGACGATAGGCACACTTGACCAACCTTCTACAAACGGTGAGCCGTTTAATCATCCGACGGATGTCGCGCTATCATCAGCCGGCGAAATTTATGTTTCTGATGGCTACGGAAACACACGAGTACACAAATTCTCCGCCGAAGGAGAACATCTTCTATCGTGGGGTACGCCCGGTGACGGTCCCGGTGAATTCAATCTGCCTCACAGCATCTGGGTCGATAACAACGATCGTGTCTATGTCGCAGATCGGGAGAATCATCGTATCCAGATTTTCGATCCTCAAGGCGGGTTCATCGATCAGTGGACAGGATTCCGCCAACCAACCGATTTCTTCCTTGATGCAGATGGGCACCTCTATGTTTCTGAACTACAACATCGAGTCAGTATCCTAAACCTCGACGGAGAAGTTCTGACAAGGATGGGTGGTGAATCAAGTCACGCTCCCGGGGAATTTGTTGCGCCTCACGCTGTCTGGACGGATTCTCAAGATGCCCTTTACGTAGGTGAAGTGTTAGCAGGGCAGCGAATACAGAAGTTCGTGCCGCGGGATGCATGAGATGTGATGCGTAATAATGGGGTTCGTCGGGGTAAGTTATATCGATTCAGCGAAATAAGTATTGTGTCTTTCACATTAAACATTGATGTCTTTCACAATGATATGATAGTATTTATAGCAGACACCATAAAGTTCCGGCAAAGTCGAGAATCTCCGGGCTTTGATTGAAATCCGAATCCTCAACCTAAAGCATCAGGAGCAAAGAACCAGAAGCCCTGAAAGCCCTCAGCAAATGATTCAAAAGAAGATCGAAAATCAAACTGCATACGCAGGCGTTATCGGACTTGGCTATGTCGGTCTTCCACTGGCGGTAACCATAGCAAAAGCCGGTTTTTCTGTTACCGGCATTGATGTAGATCATCGCAAGGTCAAATGTATTCAGGATGGGATTTCGGTTGTCTCCGACGTGCCCTCAGAAGATCTCGTGTCCTTCGTTCATCGAGGCCAAATTCAAGCGACGACGGACTATCGGATCCTGAGAGAATTAGATACGATTAACATTTGCGTACCCACACCGTTGCGCAAGAGTAAGGATCCGGATATGAGTTTTATCATCTCCGCAGTGGATGAAATTGCGCAATACTTACGCAAAGATCAGCTGGTTATCTTGGAGAGTACAACCTACCCCGGTACAACAGAGGAAGTTGTACTGCCGAAACTCGAAAAAAGTGGCTTGCAGGTCGGTAAAGATTTTTTTCTCGCCTTTTCTCCTGAACGGATCGATCCGGGGAATGCGACCTACTCCACTGCGAATACGGCGAAAATCGTGGGCGGAATAACGCCTACATGCACGCAGGTCGCCCAACTCTTTTATAAACAGTTTATTCAGGAAGTTCATGCGGTCTCTTCGACAAGAGTAGCGGAAATGGCTAAGCTACTGGAAAATACCTTTCGGAGCGTCAACATCGGTCTCGTCAATGAGATGGCACTGATGTGCGATCAGATGGGACTGGACGTGTGGGAAATTGTTGATGCTGCTGCCACAAAACCGTTTGGATTTATGCCGTTCTACCCGGGGCCGGGTCTAGGGGGTCACTGCATTCCCGTCGATCCGCACTACCTATCTTGGAAGGCAAAAACCTACGAGTTTCACGCACGCTTCATCGAACTCGCGAGTGAAATCAACGGCTCAATGCCAGAGTACGTACTCGGCAAAATCATTGATGCGCTCAACCAACAACAGAAAGCTATCAATGGATCGAAAATCTTGATTATGGGCGTTGCCTACAAGAAAAATGTTGGGGATGTTCGCGAATCACCGGCTATTGATGTAATCCGGATGCTTGCGCAACGCGGGGGTGAAATTTTATACCACGATCCGTATGTACCAAAAGTGGAGGTTGAGGAGGTCGCGCCGAGAAACCAGCAGCCCGTGCGTTATCTCCGCGCGGAATTGACCGCGGAATTGGTCCAGAGCGTTGATTGTGTCGTGATTATGACAGATCACGCCGCTATCGATTACGCTTGGCTTGTAGATCACGCAGCCGCAGTAGTAGACACACGAAATGCAACAAAACCGATCACCCAAAACCAAAACAAAGTCCTAAAAATTTAACAACCGACAGAAAGATATCCTCCGATTCGGGAGATTTACCATGCTTCCAGCAAAAGCGCATATTGACACCCACCAACTGGCTTGGATCATCACCGATTGTTTTGGTGACGAAGAAATTATCACGATGGCAGATCAGTGCGGTCTCCTCCACGATACCCAACACAGGACTGAGACTCGTAAAGATTGGATTGCCTACGATCTAGCAGCATGTTTTTTCAGTGGTGCTTCGATCGAAGACATCGTGAGTCAACACCTAGCAAAGAAGGCAGCACAAGCCGCTCGCCGAGTCCAATTCATGGATCTAACGGAAATTCGGCTCTTCTTGAGAAGTGCGGAACAACTTCGCGCGGAAGGCGAGCTGGGCGAGATTTTATGGGCACTGTTGGTTGATTCGCGCGAAGATGTACAGAAGCACGGTCACAGGTTGCTTGCCGACCATGAACAATCTGTTCCCCCGTCTCCTCCTCCGCCTGAAGATAGAAACGACCCACCACCATCAGACACTGCACAAAAGACAGCACAATCGGAATCAGACACGACAGACCAGAGTACCTCGCCCCATTGTAGTCATGCTGGCGCACCAATTCCCGAATCTACGGAATCCTCTTCGCCTGTCGATGACCCTGAGTACCTTAAGATTACACCTATTCCTGAGACAGATTTAAACCCGAAACAACAGGCTATCTTGAGCAATGAGCTAAAACAGAACCAGCAGCAAATTAACAAGCTTTATAGTGCGCTCTCTGAACTGAAAAATGGATACACGGTTCTACAAAGTGAAAATGACAGACTTAAGCAGAAAATAGCAACATTGGTTGAAGAAAACAACTTTTTGCAGGATAGGGAGGAATTGTATCGGGAAAGCGAATTACGCATAGATCAACTCAACCGAGAAAATATAGGCCTCAAACGGGATGTGGAAAAGTTCTCAAATCAACTTTGTGAATTCCACGAACTTCAAGCACAGAAGGAAAAAATAACAGTAGAATTGAAATCGGTTGAGGAGATGGCATATCATTCACAACAGGTGCTTGAACAGATACAATCCAATTTCTATTCTCAATTCTCCTATTTGCAGGGAGTCAACGAGGAATACAAGACTGTCATCACAAGGGCACGCCAAAAAATTGTCAGTCTCTCAGGACAACGAGGTACTGCCGGCACAAACCGTATGTTGGCAGGGCAGCCACGTGTTGGTGTCTTTGTTGATGTCCAGAATATGTTTTATGCTGCAAAGGATCGCTACGCAAGGCGGCTCGATTATATTAAGCTGCTAGATCTCATTGTTGGTCCCCGGAATCTGGTCGCCGCTTACGCCTATGTTGTCCAAATCCCCGAAATTAATCAGGCTGGATTCCTGTCGCTTCTTGAACATAACGGCTACACGATTAAGAGTAAGGATCTACGGATGCGCGGCGATGGATCCGCTAAAGGAGACTGGGATGTCGGAATTGCCATCGATATTGTGTCGATGCTTGATGCACTCGATATCGTGATTTTGGCAAGTGGAGATGGTGATTTCTGTGCGCTTGCGGAACTGATCAAACAGCACGGAAAGCGCATCGAGGTAGCAGCATTTGAACACAATACATCGATGGATCTGCAGCGGATTGCAGATCAGTTTTTCCCAATTGGGGATGAAATGCTGATATAGTCCTCCAAGGTGATGCCCCATGTCCAACGCAAAGCCCACCGTAAAATCACACTTTCAGGGACATGAACTTCACGATACTTCACCCGCCCCCAGCGGGGAGCCTGAAGCTCCCGTTTCTACTACCGAATCTGCCTTGCCGACCTCTAAGGAAGCGCGTGACCAGTACGCGCTTGGCAACTGGTATTTAGAGCCTGTCCAGCGTCAATATTCCCTCGCAATCAATGCCTATAAACGTGCACTTGAGTTCGATCCAGACTGTGCGGCAATCTACCACAGTCTCGGTTTCGCATACTATAAAGAAGGCGAGTTTGATCTTGCACAAGAAGCGCTCCAAAAAGCAATTGAATTGAATCCACAGAATGCGAACTATCATTATGTTTTGGGCCAATTGTTAGAAGATTGGACGGAACTTGATGGAGCATGGGAGCAGGCAATCCAAGAATTTACTCGCGCAATCGAGTTGGATCCCTCATACATTGAAGCATGGTACAACCGGGGTTTACTCTACGAAAAACTGGGAGGTCTAGAAAAAGCGTGTGAGGACTTCAAGCAGGTTGTTAACCGTGCACCAGCGTTTCATGCGGCACGCCATAACCTTGGCGTCTTGTACATTAAACAGCAACAGTGGGAAGATGCAGAGCGGGTTTTTGAAGAAATCCTTGAAACTGAGCCACGGGAACCGGATGCCCACTATCACCTCGCAGAAATCTACTTAAACCTATATGGCGATTTGGATCGGGCGATCCACTGCTTGCAGTATGCAATTGAACGGGATCCGGAACATTTGGACGCTCGCTTTGAACTTGGACTGCTTTATGCGAAACATCGGTATACACGCCCAGCATTCCGTCAACAGGCAATAGATCAATTTATCGAATTAATCAAGCGCGATAATGAATTACAGACGTTTGAGCCGCTCGGTCAGGTGTTCTTTGTTCTGGGAAGCCTGTATGACGACCGTCCAGAAGATGCAGATCTCGCAATTTATGCCTACAAAACCGGCTTGGAACATGCCCCTTCCCCGCAGGCGCAAAATAATCTCGGACTTCTCTATCTCCAAAAAGATATGATTGATGAGGCTGCCGCAGAATTTAAGCAGGTGATCCAACGTTACCCGGATTATGAATCACCTTATCATAACCTTGCCAAACTCTACTTCTACGAACGGGATGAAGAAATCCTGAGAGATCTGCAAGCATGGTTAGAGACGGAACCACAGACGGCTGCGCGTATCATTTTTCACCTCACCCTCTCACTGATGGATGTTGCGCGAGCGGAAGCGTATCAGAGCCTCTATTCCCAACTGCACCGTATGAAAAACTTGGTTAGTGCAACCGGTGGGCAACTTCGATCTGCATCTCGCCAAGCGGAACCGGATTCCAAGCTACACACCACCCTCAACCAGATCCTCACCCAACATGAGGAATGCTATAACGAAATGGTTGAACTTTTACAGCAGTTGCGTATGGAAGAACCGGTCTTTGGCCTAATTGATATTAACAGAATCCTCGATACGTTGTTGCGAAGCCTGATGCCTGTTCTGGAAGCCAAAGACATTGAGTGCCAGCAAATTTTCGATACACGCCTGCCCCCAGTCAAAGGGGACTCTAGCCAGTTGAAGGAAGCGTTTAACAATTTGATTATTAACGCCGTTGATGCGATGGCTGACGGTGGCTTTCTCCAGATCAAAACTGCCTATCTACCAGAATCCTCCCAGATCCAAATTTCTTTTGTCGACACAGGAGTTGGTATCCCCTATGAAGTGCGGGATCAGCTCTACCAACCCGGATATACCCTCAAACAACACGGAAGTGGATTCGGTTTGAATATTGTCCAGCGAACGGTCCGCGACCATCGGGGTAGAACGGAGCTCCACAGCGAGGAAGGACACGGGACGACGTTCTCGATTTATCTACCGGTCGATCTGGAAGCAACGCCCATCCAGACGAATCTGCAGATGCGTCCCATCTTCTATGAATCTCCGCATGAGTTGGGTTTTGAGGAGTTGGTATAGGTAGGCAGATACTCAGTGAGTATTTCGGAGTGTAAACAAAAAAAGCCCTTTCCATATCGAATGTGGAAAGGGCTCAGAAAATGTCCCCGACGGGATTTGAACCCGTGTCGCCGGCGTGAAAGGCCGGTGTCCTTGGCCAGGCTAGACGACGGGGACAACAGTGAGCCGTACAGGAATCGAACCTGTGACCACCTGATTAAAAGTCAGATGCTCTACCTACTGAGCTAACGGCCCGCAATGGATATATCCTAGCAAAAACGATCAGAAATAATACCTAATGCGTTAGGGATTATCAACCCTAAAATAACGCTTGCTAGGGCTATTTAGTTTACGGTTTTCTTCCTGTCCCGCGAAGCGAGGATCCTTAATTTTTCGGGATCTGAGGCGATGTGTCGGGACTCGGAAATCCCACTCCGTTCCGTCGCGACTTGTCGAAAGTGCCGATTTGCCGGGAAGAGTTTTCAACGTACAGGAGAACTAAATGCTCCGAAGCGTTTGCTTTTCTATCAAACAATACTCTCATCGCAAACTATCGTTTGCGTTCTCTCTGGCCCGACGGAAACAATTGTAACCGGTGTATCAAGAAATTCGGAGATGTAAGCGTTGTATCGCTTTGCATTCGCTGGCAGGTCTTCGTATCTCCGCACATCTACTGTTGACGCTTTCCAACCAGGTAGCGTTTCATAAACCGGTTCGCATTCTTCAAGCGCGTGTAAGCTCGTTGGAAATGCCGTTACAACTTCGCCACGACGCTGATACGCCACACAAACCTGAATCTCATCAAGATGGTCTAAGACATCGAACTTCGTCAAGACCAGATCGGTGAAGCCGTTGATCTGGGCAGCATAACGTAGCGCGACGAGATCGAGCCAGCCACAACGGCGGGCACGTTGTGTCGTTGCACCGTATTCGTTACCGATGTGGCGAATTTCTTCGTCCAAATCCGGGGGCATCTCTGTCGGGAATGGTCCCGAACCGACACGGGTTACATAGGCTTTTGAAACCCCAAGAACCCGATCTATTGCTTGAGGACCGACACCCAACCCCGTGCAAACCGCACCGACGGTGGTATTAGACGAGGTGACATAGGGATATGTCCCAAAATCGATGTCCAGCATCGTTCCCTGCGCGCCCTCGTAAAGTATTCGCTTCCCAGCCTTGAGGGCATTATTGATAAATTCAGAGGTCTCCACCACATACGGTGCTAGCCGCTGAGAATAACCGTGGTATTCCTCCAATAAAGCGGTTCTATCGATTTCGCCGCCAATCTGATCGAGGATATAACCTTTTGCGCCCAGATTGAAGTCCAGCTTTTTCTGGAAGAGGTCAAACTCCAGTAGGTCGGCGACTCGAATCCCTGCATGGCGATTCATCTTATCGGAGTACGTTGGACCGATACCCCGTGAGGTTGTACCGAGTTTCAACGAACTCCCAAGGTCGTCCCACGACTCTGTCACCTTGTGATAAGGCAAGATTAGGTGTGCACGCGAGCTAACCTTCAGACGATCTCCGACATTGATACCGCCCGCCTGCAAATTGTCGATTTCGTCGAAAAGGGTTTCCAAATTGACGACAACACCGTTGCCAATCACATTCGTGGTATGAGGATAGAGTAAGCCAGAAGGGAGCAGATGGAAAACAAACTTCTTTTCTCCAACAACGATAGTATGCCCCGCATTGTCGCCTCCTTGATACCTCGCGACAATATTGGCGTTTTCAGCAAGGAAATCGGTCGTTCCTCCCTTACTTTCATCTCCCCACTGTGCACCCAATATGACCGTGTTCGCCATAATTTGTATCCTTGAAATCGATTAGCACCCAATCTGCAATGGGTTGATTCTTAACGCTTGGAAAATTGGAACCGTGCCCGCGCACCTTTCTGTCCATATTTTTTACGTTCAACCATACGGGAATCACGGGTAAGAAATCCGGCTTGCTTCAAAGTCGGTTTCAAAGATTCGTCCGCCTTAACAAGCGCACGTGCGAGACCGTGCAAAATAGCACCGGCTTGTCCTGAGATACCACCACCACGTGCGTTAACGAATATATCATACGCGCTACTCTTGTCTGTTAATTCCGTCGGTTGTTTAGCCAACTGGATCAAATCTTCCCGATCAAAATACGTTTCGATCGGTTTTTTATTGACGACGAATTGGCCAGAGCCTCCTGGAATCACGCGCACCCGTGCAACAGATGTTTTACGTCTACCCGTTCCCCAATACTGTTCTACAGCCATACTTCCTCCTCTGAAAAAATTACACTTCTAATACTTCAGGATGCTGTGCTTGGTGAGGGTGATTTGGACCTGCATAGATTTTTAGCTTTTTAATCAGTTTGCGACCCAAGCGATTTTTGGGGAGCATTCCTTTGACAGCATGCCGTAAGACTTCTTCCGGTTTCCTCTGCATCTGCTCTTCAAAAGTTCTCACTTTCCCACCACCCGGGTAACCGCTATAGCGAAAGTACGTTTTGCCTGTCGCTTTGTTTCCCGTGACCACGACTTTTTCAGCGTTAATCACAGCCACACGATAACCCATATCGGCATGTGGGGTGAAAGTGGGGTGATGTTTCCCCCGAAGCACCATCGCAATTTGAGTAGCTAAACGTCCGAGCACCCTCCCATTCGCATCCACAACACACCATTTGACATCCGTATCCGATCCCACAAAAGATGTTTTCATTGATAACATGATTTTACCTTCAACAACTTTCCACCGCACCATAGCGGGAGATTTTCGATCACTATCATAATTCGATTTGCCACCTATCCCTTTAACGGGGGAATAGGTGAGTTATGTTGACATTTGGAGGAATCACACGGTGATTACTGCGTCTCTCGAACTGGTTACAGCGAAATGTCAACCTGTTCTAGCGCCTAGCGTTATTATACCTTCGGACGCTAGGCACAACAGCCTGAAATAGTATCATCAAAGGGCGGGCTTTGTCAAGGTTTCATCCTGACAAATTTAGATAAATCAGTGGACTCTCGCGCTTTTTGCTTTTTTTCTCTGGATGCACGAGAACCTCGTTACGTCCAATCCTGATCCCGTCAAGCATCTTAGCAGGTTCAGAAAAGTAGACTTGACAAAAAATGGTATATTATTTAGAATAAATGCAGATAGAAAATAGTGAATCTGCATTTTACATACAACCGGCTTTTTGCCGAATGATATTTCAGGAGAAGAAGTAATGGATGTCAATGT includes the following:
- a CDS encoding WD40 repeat domain-containing protein, giving the protein MSVCVADENDAWNKPLESLTLEGHTAAVLCVAFSPDGETLVSGSSDKTVKLWDMSTRKLKRTLEEHSEMVAAVAFSPDGKTLASGSWDKTVQLWDIQTGQQKAVLKHSGRVHALAFSGSGAILASGDSDETVRLWNAQTGGLRQTLTGSDGPVLAVAFSPDDRTLASGGELDNTVVRLWDVQTGKLERTLKWRRVDAVRAITFSPDGLILANGSSRSEENTIRFWDTQTWEPVRAVTGHRQGVTSVVFSPDSKILASGSWDREVQLWDVQTGRFKRTLSGYGGAVFSVIFSPDGKTLASGSGDKTVRIWKMAAQ
- a CDS encoding 6-bladed beta-propeller — translated: MASHSLTYQVVEGWGQLPEGWEFTQVAGVAVNSQDRIYVYNRGEHPMIVFDRDGNLLDTWGEGFLKHAHGIFIDKTDMIYLVDRWLHAVLKYTPEGELLMTIGTLDQPSTNGEPFNHPTDVALSSAGEIYVSDGYGNTRVHKFSAEGEHLLSWGTPGDGPGEFNLPHSIWVDNNDRVYVADRENHRIQIFDPQGGFIDQWTGFRQPTDFFLDADGHLYVSELQHRVSILNLDGEVLTRMGGESSHAPGEFVAPHAVWTDSQDALYVGEVLAGQRIQKFVPRDA
- a CDS encoding nucleotide sugar dehydrogenase, coding for MIQKKIENQTAYAGVIGLGYVGLPLAVTIAKAGFSVTGIDVDHRKVKCIQDGISVVSDVPSEDLVSFVHRGQIQATTDYRILRELDTINICVPTPLRKSKDPDMSFIISAVDEIAQYLRKDQLVILESTTYPGTTEEVVLPKLEKSGLQVGKDFFLAFSPERIDPGNATYSTANTAKIVGGITPTCTQVAQLFYKQFIQEVHAVSSTRVAEMAKLLENTFRSVNIGLVNEMALMCDQMGLDVWEIVDAAATKPFGFMPFYPGPGLGGHCIPVDPHYLSWKAKTYEFHARFIELASEINGSMPEYVLGKIIDALNQQQKAINGSKILIMGVAYKKNVGDVRESPAIDVIRMLAQRGGEILYHDPYVPKVEVEEVAPRNQQPVRYLRAELTAELVQSVDCVVIMTDHAAIDYAWLVDHAAAVVDTRNATKPITQNQNKVLKI
- a CDS encoding NYN domain-containing protein, with the protein product MLPAKAHIDTHQLAWIITDCFGDEEIITMADQCGLLHDTQHRTETRKDWIAYDLAACFFSGASIEDIVSQHLAKKAAQAARRVQFMDLTEIRLFLRSAEQLRAEGELGEILWALLVDSREDVQKHGHRLLADHEQSVPPSPPPPEDRNDPPPSDTAQKTAQSESDTTDQSTSPHCSHAGAPIPESTESSSPVDDPEYLKITPIPETDLNPKQQAILSNELKQNQQQINKLYSALSELKNGYTVLQSENDRLKQKIATLVEENNFLQDREELYRESELRIDQLNRENIGLKRDVEKFSNQLCEFHELQAQKEKITVELKSVEEMAYHSQQVLEQIQSNFYSQFSYLQGVNEEYKTVITRARQKIVSLSGQRGTAGTNRMLAGQPRVGVFVDVQNMFYAAKDRYARRLDYIKLLDLIVGPRNLVAAYAYVVQIPEINQAGFLSLLEHNGYTIKSKDLRMRGDGSAKGDWDVGIAIDIVSMLDALDIVILASGDGDFCALAELIKQHGKRIEVAAFEHNTSMDLQRIADQFFPIGDEMLI
- a CDS encoding tetratricopeptide repeat protein; this translates as MSNAKPTVKSHFQGHELHDTSPAPSGEPEAPVSTTESALPTSKEARDQYALGNWYLEPVQRQYSLAINAYKRALEFDPDCAAIYHSLGFAYYKEGEFDLAQEALQKAIELNPQNANYHYVLGQLLEDWTELDGAWEQAIQEFTRAIELDPSYIEAWYNRGLLYEKLGGLEKACEDFKQVVNRAPAFHAARHNLGVLYIKQQQWEDAERVFEEILETEPREPDAHYHLAEIYLNLYGDLDRAIHCLQYAIERDPEHLDARFELGLLYAKHRYTRPAFRQQAIDQFIELIKRDNELQTFEPLGQVFFVLGSLYDDRPEDADLAIYAYKTGLEHAPSPQAQNNLGLLYLQKDMIDEAAAEFKQVIQRYPDYESPYHNLAKLYFYERDEEILRDLQAWLETEPQTAARIIFHLTLSLMDVARAEAYQSLYSQLHRMKNLVSATGGQLRSASRQAEPDSKLHTTLNQILTQHEECYNEMVELLQQLRMEEPVFGLIDINRILDTLLRSLMPVLEAKDIECQQIFDTRLPPVKGDSSQLKEAFNNLIINAVDAMADGGFLQIKTAYLPESSQIQISFVDTGVGIPYEVRDQLYQPGYTLKQHGSGFGLNIVQRTVRDHRGRTELHSEEGHGTTFSIYLPVDLEATPIQTNLQMRPIFYESPHELGFEELV
- a CDS encoding adenylosuccinate synthase, yielding MANTVILGAQWGDESKGGTTDFLAENANIVARYQGGDNAGHTIVVGEKKFVFHLLPSGLLYPHTTNVIGNGVVVNLETLFDEIDNLQAGGINVGDRLKVSSRAHLILPYHKVTESWDDLGSSLKLGTTSRGIGPTYSDKMNRHAGIRVADLLEFDLFQKKLDFNLGAKGYILDQIGGEIDRTALLEEYHGYSQRLAPYVVETSEFINNALKAGKRILYEGAQGTMLDIDFGTYPYVTSSNTTVGAVCTGLGVGPQAIDRVLGVSKAYVTRVGSGPFPTEMPPDLDEEIRHIGNEYGATTQRARRCGWLDLVALRYAAQINGFTDLVLTKFDVLDHLDEIQVCVAYQRRGEVVTAFPTSLHALEECEPVYETLPGWKASTVDVRRYEDLPANAKRYNAYISEFLDTPVTIVSVGPERTQTIVCDESIV
- the rpsI gene encoding 30S ribosomal protein S9, translating into MAVEQYWGTGRRKTSVARVRVIPGGSGQFVVNKKPIETYFDREDLIQLAKQPTELTDKSSAYDIFVNARGGGISGQAGAILHGLARALVKADESLKPTLKQAGFLTRDSRMVERKKYGQKGARARFQFSKR
- the rplM gene encoding 50S ribosomal protein L13; its protein translation is MKTSFVGSDTDVKWCVVDANGRVLGRLATQIAMVLRGKHHPTFTPHADMGYRVAVINAEKVVVTGNKATGKTYFRYSGYPGGGKVRTFEEQMQRKPEEVLRHAVKGMLPKNRLGRKLIKKLKIYAGPNHPHQAQHPEVLEV